One genomic segment of Microbacterium sp. ProA8 includes these proteins:
- the pyrF gene encoding orotidine-5'-phosphate decarboxylase, with translation MTSFGERIRAATATHGQLCVGIDPHAHLLAEWGMDASAAGAREFGLRVVEAAAGRVGVVKPQVSFFECYGSAGFAALETVMAAARAAGLLVIADAKRGDIGTTMDAYAQAWLTPGSPLEADALTVNPFLGTGALEGTFELAERAAKGVFVLAATSNPDALTVQRAQLTSGETVSNAIVREVSARNARVTPEGQWASLGVVVGATVDWTDAGLRAFSPVAPILGPGFGHQGAEPHDLRARFGDLAVAVIASESRSILTAGPDRLAARISERALLYRGD, from the coding sequence ATGACCTCGTTCGGCGAGCGCATCCGTGCGGCGACGGCGACGCACGGACAGCTGTGCGTCGGCATCGATCCGCACGCGCACCTTCTCGCCGAGTGGGGGATGGATGCCTCCGCCGCCGGTGCGCGGGAGTTCGGCCTGCGCGTCGTGGAGGCCGCTGCCGGCCGCGTCGGCGTCGTCAAGCCGCAGGTGTCGTTCTTCGAGTGCTACGGGTCCGCCGGTTTCGCGGCCCTCGAGACCGTGATGGCGGCGGCACGCGCGGCAGGGCTGCTCGTGATCGCCGACGCGAAGCGCGGCGACATCGGCACGACGATGGATGCCTATGCCCAGGCGTGGCTGACGCCGGGGTCGCCCCTCGAGGCCGATGCGCTGACGGTCAACCCGTTCCTCGGCACCGGGGCGCTGGAGGGCACCTTCGAACTCGCGGAGCGGGCGGCGAAGGGCGTCTTCGTCCTGGCCGCCACGAGCAACCCCGATGCACTCACCGTCCAGCGCGCGCAGCTGACATCGGGCGAGACGGTGTCGAACGCGATCGTCCGCGAGGTGTCGGCGCGGAACGCCCGCGTCACGCCGGAGGGGCAGTGGGCGAGCCTCGGCGTCGTCGTGGGCGCGACCGTGGACTGGACCGATGCCGGGCTCCGGGCGTTCTCCCCGGTCGCCCCGATCCTCGGTCCGGGCTTCGGTCATCAGGGTGCCGAACCGCACGACCTTCGCGCGCGCTTCGGCGACCTGGCGGTAGCGGTGATAGCGTCGGAGAGCCGCAGCATCCTGACTGCCGGACCCGACCGGCTCGCCGCGCGCATCTCAGAGCGCGCCCTTCTCTACCGTGGTGATTGA
- the gmk gene encoding guanylate kinase: MPDSRTPSEGASPHTSGAHARPPEVDRVAASRRAVAARRERAALKKDVAMRVITPQELLRRALADPASPAGAMRVPEFLTAIPAIGEGKRDRILHDLEISPVKRLGGLGSRQREDLRSFLDTRWPELEPRGGRSRLVVLAGPTAVGKGTVAAHIKAHHPEILLSVSATTRAPRPGEVDGEHYFFVDDAEFDRMVADDELLEHATVHNAYRYGTPRKPIEKALGEGRTVLLEIDLQGARQVREADPSATLVFLLPPSWDELVQRLVGRGTEDAAERARRLRTAKTELASQGEFDYRVVNDDVARAADEVARLAH; encoded by the coding sequence ATGCCCGATTCGCGCACCCCTTCTGAAGGGGCTTCGCCCCATACTTCTGGCGCGCACGCGCGACCTCCCGAGGTCGACCGTGTGGCGGCATCCCGGCGCGCCGTCGCCGCGCGCCGCGAGCGCGCCGCGCTGAAGAAGGACGTCGCCATGCGGGTGATCACGCCGCAGGAGCTCCTGCGTCGCGCACTCGCCGATCCGGCATCACCCGCCGGCGCGATGCGCGTGCCGGAGTTCCTCACCGCCATCCCCGCGATCGGCGAGGGCAAGCGCGACCGCATCCTGCACGATCTCGAGATCTCCCCGGTCAAGCGGCTCGGCGGCCTCGGTTCGCGCCAGCGCGAGGACCTTCGGAGCTTCCTCGACACCCGCTGGCCCGAGCTCGAGCCTCGGGGCGGTCGCAGCCGCCTCGTCGTGCTCGCCGGCCCCACCGCGGTCGGCAAGGGCACGGTCGCCGCGCACATCAAGGCGCATCACCCCGAGATCCTGCTGTCGGTGTCGGCGACGACGCGCGCGCCGCGTCCGGGCGAGGTCGACGGCGAGCATTACTTCTTCGTGGACGATGCCGAATTCGACCGGATGGTCGCCGACGACGAGCTGCTGGAGCACGCGACGGTCCACAACGCCTACCGCTATGGCACGCCGCGCAAGCCGATCGAGAAGGCCCTCGGCGAGGGGCGCACGGTCCTGCTCGAGATCGACCTCCAGGGCGCCCGCCAGGTGCGCGAGGCGGACCCGTCGGCGACGCTCGTGTTCCTGCTGCCACCCAGCTGGGACGAACTGGTGCAGCGCCTCGTCGGCCGCGGCACCGAGGACGCCGCCGAGCGCGCGCGGCGCCTGCGCACCGCGAAGACCGAGCTGGCCTCCCAGGGCGAGTTCGACTACCGCGTCGTGAATGACGACGTGGCTCGTGCAGCCGATGAGGTCGCCCGCCTCGCGCACTGA
- the metK gene encoding methionine adenosyltransferase: MTDLRLFTSESVTEGHPDKICDQISDSILDAILEADPDGRVAVETLVTTGLVHVAGEVSTSAYVEIPAIVRGVVNRIGYTSSETGFDGDSCGVSVSIGAQSSDIAAGVDKAFERREDGSQDPHDLQGAGDQGIMFGYATTETPQLMPMAAWTAHRMAERLAEVRRSGELPFLRPDGKTQVTLGYDGDTPKTVESVVLSTQHHPDISQKALRAAVRAEVIDPVLEATGLDLPDVQFYINPAGPFVIGGPKGDAGLTGRKIIIDTYGGASRHGGGAFSGKDPSKVDRSAAYAMRWVAKNAVAAGLADRLEVQVAYAIGKAKPVGLYVETFGTGRVSDDVITNAILEVFDLRPKAIIDQLDLLRPIYAQTAAYGHFGRELPDFTWERTDRADALRAAAGL; the protein is encoded by the coding sequence ATGACCGACCTGCGTCTGTTCACGTCCGAATCCGTCACCGAGGGACACCCAGACAAGATCTGCGACCAGATCTCCGACTCGATCCTCGACGCGATCCTCGAGGCGGACCCGGACGGTCGCGTGGCCGTCGAGACGCTCGTCACCACCGGACTCGTCCATGTCGCCGGCGAGGTGTCCACCTCGGCCTACGTCGAGATCCCGGCGATCGTGCGCGGTGTCGTCAACCGCATCGGCTACACGTCGAGCGAGACCGGCTTCGACGGCGACTCGTGCGGCGTCAGCGTGTCGATCGGCGCGCAGTCCTCCGACATCGCCGCCGGTGTCGACAAGGCGTTCGAGCGCCGCGAGGACGGCTCGCAGGACCCGCACGACCTGCAGGGCGCAGGCGACCAGGGCATCATGTTCGGCTACGCGACCACCGAGACGCCGCAGCTCATGCCGATGGCCGCGTGGACCGCGCACCGCATGGCCGAACGCCTCGCCGAGGTGCGTCGTTCGGGCGAGCTGCCCTTCCTCCGTCCCGACGGCAAGACCCAGGTCACGCTCGGCTACGACGGCGACACGCCGAAGACGGTCGAGTCGGTGGTGCTCTCGACGCAGCACCACCCCGACATCTCGCAGAAGGCGCTGCGCGCCGCGGTCCGCGCCGAGGTCATCGACCCCGTGCTCGAGGCCACCGGCCTCGATCTGCCCGACGTGCAGTTCTACATCAACCCGGCCGGCCCGTTCGTCATCGGCGGGCCGAAGGGCGATGCGGGCCTCACCGGGCGCAAGATCATCATCGACACCTACGGCGGCGCTTCGCGCCACGGCGGCGGCGCGTTCAGCGGCAAGGACCCGTCGAAGGTCGACCGCTCGGCGGCGTATGCGATGCGCTGGGTCGCCAAGAACGCGGTCGCGGCCGGCCTCGCCGACCGCCTCGAGGTGCAGGTCGCCTATGCGATCGGCAAGGCCAAGCCGGTCGGGCTCTACGTCGAGACGTTCGGCACCGGGCGCGTGTCCGACGACGTGATCACCAACGCCATCCTCGAGGTCTTCGACCTGCGGCCCAAGGCGATCATCGATCAGCTCGACCTGCTGCGACCCATCTACGCGCAGACGGCCGCCTACGGCCACTTCGGCCGCGAGCTGCCCGACTTCACGTGGGAGCGCACGGACCGCGCCGACGCCCTGCGCGCGGCCGCCGGGCTCTGA
- the rpoZ gene encoding DNA-directed RNA polymerase subunit omega, whose product MAGTNQGIIEPPIDSLLEKVDSKYQLVIFASKRARQINDYYSDLHEGNLFDNVGPLVDSTVEDKPLTIAMHEIHEDKLRLRRAE is encoded by the coding sequence ATGGCCGGAACGAACCAGGGCATCATCGAGCCCCCCATCGACAGCCTGCTCGAGAAGGTCGACTCGAAGTACCAGCTCGTGATCTTCGCGTCCAAGCGCGCGCGTCAGATCAACGACTACTACTCCGACCTCCACGAAGGCAACCTGTTCGACAACGTGGGTCCGCTCGTCGACTCGACCGTCGAGGACAAGCCTCTCACGATCGCGATGCACGAGATCCACGAGGACAAGCTGCGGCTGCGCCGCGCGGAGTAA